A stretch of Crossiella cryophila DNA encodes these proteins:
- a CDS encoding AAA family ATPase yields MTDGADPLIRGGRPLVFVITDTAGPLADVATWIELMSAQPAEEVAVVLVDTGSADKRASPAHQERVLVHTWGQPDTEPAGLFESVGTALAHLQPDSHPAPKRVTEPHVLVVATTRGGAGGSTVALSLAAYLGAQTTRSKRVCLLDLDLSTPALASMTGATPNTTQPLLLERHITLGVINRHVTPLPAWRIDLLPGCTTPLESRFVPPAAVAATVDLLAGHYDLVVIDAGRLRWDLDGPEHTMIESASQVLIVADPARNTVNGLEHLSTTLCGPTGHDFPARHTGLVWNRVRASPTPVEFIDQHGSDLVELAHLPDISDNSAHAATTGQGGQRPLDNPAWAARIHLLLEAVAGPGCVTPATPDVADLLPTLHRDGTPRTEIRVRRKFLSRFVLTAQTAGRKT; encoded by the coding sequence ATGACCGACGGCGCCGACCCGCTCATTCGCGGCGGCAGGCCACTCGTCTTCGTCATCACCGACACCGCCGGGCCACTGGCTGACGTGGCCACCTGGATCGAGCTGATGTCGGCTCAGCCAGCCGAGGAAGTCGCGGTGGTCCTGGTGGACACCGGTTCCGCGGACAAGCGCGCCTCGCCTGCGCACCAGGAGCGTGTGCTTGTCCACACCTGGGGCCAGCCGGACACCGAACCCGCCGGCCTCTTCGAGAGCGTGGGCACCGCGCTCGCACACCTGCAACCAGACAGTCACCCGGCTCCGAAACGCGTCACCGAGCCACATGTCCTCGTCGTGGCCACCACCCGGGGCGGCGCAGGCGGTTCCACCGTCGCGCTCTCCCTGGCCGCCTACCTCGGCGCCCAGACCACCAGGAGCAAGCGGGTCTGCCTGCTCGACCTGGACCTGAGCACCCCTGCGTTGGCCAGCATGACCGGCGCCACGCCGAACACCACCCAGCCGCTGCTGCTCGAACGCCACATCACCCTGGGCGTGATCAACCGCCACGTCACTCCGCTGCCCGCATGGCGAATCGACCTCCTGCCCGGCTGCACCACGCCGCTGGAGTCCCGATTCGTCCCGCCGGCCGCGGTAGCGGCGACCGTCGACCTCCTCGCCGGGCACTACGACCTCGTCGTCATCGACGCCGGCCGCCTCCGCTGGGACCTCGACGGTCCGGAGCACACCATGATCGAGTCCGCCAGCCAGGTCCTGATCGTCGCCGACCCCGCCCGCAACACCGTCAACGGCCTTGAACACCTCTCCACCACACTGTGCGGACCCACCGGCCATGACTTCCCAGCTCGCCACACCGGCCTGGTCTGGAACCGGGTCCGCGCCAGTCCCACCCCGGTCGAGTTCATCGACCAGCACGGCAGCGACCTCGTCGAGCTTGCCCATCTGCCCGACATCAGCGACAACTCGGCACATGCCGCCACAACTGGCCAGGGCGGGCAACGTCCGCTCGACAACCCCGCCTGGGCCGCCAGGATCCACCTCCTTCTGGAAGCGGTCGCCGGACCGGGTTGCGTCACTCCGGCCACCCCGGACGTCGCCGACCTGCTGCCCACCCTGCATCGTGACGGCACACCCCGCACCGAGATCCGGGTCCGCCGCAAGTTCTTGTCCCGCTTCGTCCTCACCGCGCAGACAGCCGGACGGAAGACGTGA
- a CDS encoding preprotein translocase subunit SecA, whose product MLMAVESRVPGRFRAIVRDCTALQRRYHGCTDAELTARYQRLRALAGRRSPPRYLMAHTFAVGREAARRALGMAHRPMQLLGAAAVAHNRIAEIATGEGKTITLFLAAVFHALPGNGVHVMTANPYLATRDAAALAPAYRLLGLTVHALPETADREQRRLAYAADVTYGTVTEFGFDHLRDNLVTDPADRVRRGAPVAILDEADAVLVDEANTPLVLTTSTGSPTSPRVSALAAAVPQLAPVLDYRGNLAAGTVGYTDHGWQRLRHLCAATPDAWCSPSFLTSAQNALAAHLLYEAGRDYLVDQGQVVLLDVHTGRSLPGRRLSDGLHQALEAKENVPVHADPVPQASISVQRFLRQYRALGGVSGTVITEAAELHDTYRLPVVRIPAHRPLRREDLPDQLYLTAAKRDIALIDQAASAHSQGRSVLISAPSIAVVRSLSTRLTKVGICHQVLTAEHDDVEAAIVAGAGELGAVTVATALAGRGTDIRLGGPVGAMAQRIRGLGGLLVLSAGRSTSRRTDRQLAGRAGRQGDPGATRFLLSAEDDLLLDNAPSELRRLVDASPPHPGTPLVGWPVDRLVHRAQAVADWRRFAERRQTRRYDEVIGHQDKVVTRSRNEILTGDLREVLAALAFRGSEWSPDTLRLLDPRPWPAVTYSGPDGITVAVQDRIADALTRQRDEEIRVRLLAVVDQAWAEHLQVLLAHQDASHTAVWSRTDPAEEFRRLAIISYRELRLRTRRDLLRALLHDQPLAKLPKRAREAP is encoded by the coding sequence ATGCTCATGGCGGTGGAGAGTCGGGTTCCCGGGCGATTCCGTGCGATCGTGCGCGATTGCACCGCCCTCCAACGCCGGTACCATGGCTGTACTGACGCCGAGCTGACCGCGCGTTATCAACGGCTGCGCGCGTTGGCAGGCCGGCGGTCGCCACCCCGGTACCTGATGGCGCACACCTTCGCTGTCGGCAGGGAAGCCGCTCGACGTGCCCTGGGGATGGCACACCGACCCATGCAACTACTCGGCGCGGCAGCGGTCGCCCACAACCGGATCGCCGAGATCGCCACCGGCGAGGGCAAGACCATCACGCTGTTCCTCGCCGCGGTTTTCCACGCCCTGCCCGGCAACGGCGTACACGTCATGACCGCCAACCCCTACCTCGCCACCCGGGATGCAGCCGCACTCGCACCCGCGTATCGCTTGCTCGGGCTGACCGTCCACGCCTTGCCGGAGACCGCCGACCGGGAACAGCGCCGCCTCGCCTACGCCGCCGACGTCACCTACGGGACCGTCACCGAGTTCGGCTTCGACCACCTCCGGGACAACCTGGTCACCGACCCCGCTGACCGTGTCCGCCGCGGGGCGCCCGTGGCGATCCTGGACGAGGCGGACGCGGTGCTGGTCGACGAGGCCAACACCCCACTGGTCCTCACGACCTCGACGGGGTCCCCAACCTCGCCACGGGTCAGTGCGCTGGCCGCCGCTGTCCCGCAACTCGCACCCGTACTCGACTACCGCGGCAACCTGGCAGCGGGCACGGTCGGCTACACCGACCACGGCTGGCAGCGCCTCCGCCACCTGTGCGCCGCCACACCCGATGCCTGGTGCTCTCCGAGTTTTCTGACCTCGGCGCAGAACGCCCTCGCCGCGCACCTGCTCTACGAGGCCGGCCGCGACTACCTGGTCGACCAAGGCCAGGTGGTGCTCCTGGATGTCCACACTGGACGGTCTCTTCCTGGGCGTCGCCTGTCCGATGGGCTGCACCAGGCGTTGGAGGCGAAGGAGAACGTTCCGGTGCACGCCGATCCGGTCCCGCAGGCATCGATCAGCGTGCAGCGGTTCCTACGGCAATACCGCGCCCTTGGCGGGGTGAGCGGCACGGTGATCACCGAGGCCGCTGAACTCCACGACACCTACCGGCTTCCCGTCGTCCGCATTCCGGCGCACCGGCCCCTGCGGCGCGAAGACCTGCCCGACCAGCTCTACCTGACCGCCGCCAAACGCGACATCGCCCTGATCGACCAGGCTGCTTCCGCACACAGCCAGGGACGATCGGTGCTCATCAGCGCACCCAGCATCGCCGTTGTGCGGTCGTTGTCCACTCGACTGACCAAGGTCGGCATCTGCCACCAAGTGCTGACCGCGGAGCATGATGACGTCGAAGCCGCGATCGTGGCCGGAGCCGGAGAGCTGGGCGCGGTCACCGTGGCCACCGCGTTGGCTGGCCGCGGCACCGATATCCGCCTTGGCGGACCGGTTGGTGCCATGGCACAGCGGATCCGCGGGCTCGGCGGGCTCCTGGTCCTCTCCGCTGGGAGGTCGACGTCCCGGCGAACTGACCGGCAACTCGCCGGACGGGCTGGCAGACAAGGAGATCCCGGCGCAACGCGGTTCCTGCTCTCGGCCGAGGATGACCTCCTGTTGGACAACGCCCCGAGCGAGCTACGCCGACTGGTCGATGCGTCCCCGCCGCACCCCGGTACACCGCTTGTCGGGTGGCCAGTCGATCGACTTGTCCATCGAGCGCAGGCCGTCGCGGACTGGCGCCGGTTCGCCGAACGGCGGCAGACACGGCGCTACGACGAGGTGATCGGCCACCAGGACAAGGTGGTGACGCGAAGCAGGAACGAGATCCTTACCGGCGATCTCCGCGAGGTGTTGGCCGCGCTTGCCTTCAGGGGCAGCGAATGGTCGCCCGACACGCTCCGCCTGCTGGATCCGCGGCCGTGGCCAGCGGTCACCTACTCCGGCCCGGACGGGATTACGGTGGCAGTGCAGGATCGGATCGCCGATGCCCTGACCCGCCAAAGGGACGAGGAGATCCGAGTTCGCCTGCTGGCTGTTGTCGATCAGGCGTGGGCGGAACACCTCCAGGTGCTGCTGGCACACCAGGACGCCAGCCACACCGCGGTCTGGTCCCGCACCGACCCGGCCGAGGAGTTCCGGCGCCTCGCCATCATCAGCTACCGGGAACTCCGCCTCCGCACCCGGCGAGACCTCCTCCGTGCACTTCTGCACGACCAGCCGCTGGCAAAACTGCCCAAACGAGCGCGGGAGGCACCTTGA
- a CDS encoding GbsR/MarR family transcriptional regulator, which produces MPAGRLTSQDRQHIAAGLAAGRGYADIARSLGRPTSTVTREVARNGGVAGYRAGDAQRASVRRARRRKSAPARSAPTAADQYGRAPEAVAAAFAELTAMLTQTGLPQMAASVFACLYATDSGSLTAAELVRRLRVSPASVSKAVGYLEAQELIRRERDTSGRRERYVLGGDLWYRSLLASAQRNTLLAEGARRTATILGSDTPAGARLADASEFLDRVGQEILQAVQSWWQARPSTTANDSQPGETSTREQRTAGSH; this is translated from the coding sequence ATGCCCGCAGGCAGGTTGACCTCGCAGGACCGGCAGCACATCGCCGCGGGACTGGCCGCCGGACGCGGGTACGCCGACATCGCCCGGAGTTTGGGACGGCCCACGTCCACGGTCACCCGCGAGGTGGCCCGCAATGGCGGGGTCGCCGGCTACCGGGCCGGGGATGCGCAGCGGGCCTCCGTCCGGCGTGCGCGCCGGCGTAAGAGCGCCCCGGCGCGGTCGGCGCCTACAGCTGCGGACCAGTACGGGCGCGCCCCGGAGGCAGTGGCCGCCGCCTTCGCCGAACTCACCGCCATGCTGACCCAGACCGGCCTGCCGCAGATGGCGGCCAGCGTGTTCGCCTGCCTGTACGCCACGGACTCCGGCAGCCTCACCGCCGCCGAACTGGTGCGGCGGCTGCGGGTCAGTCCGGCTTCGGTCTCCAAGGCGGTCGGCTACCTGGAGGCGCAGGAACTCATCCGGCGAGAGCGTGACACCTCGGGGCGGCGGGAGCGCTACGTCCTGGGGGGCGACCTGTGGTACCGGTCGCTGCTGGCCAGCGCCCAGCGCAACACCCTGCTGGCCGAGGGTGCCCGCCGCACCGCCACAATTCTGGGTTCTGACACCCCGGCCGGCGCCCGGCTGGCCGACGCGTCCGAGTTCCTTGACCGCGTGGGCCAGGAGATCCTCCAGGCCGTCCAGAGCTGGTGGCAGGCCCGCCCGTCAACCACCGCCAACGACTCTCAACCAGGCGAAACGTCAACCCGTGAGCAACGCACGGCAGGTTCGCACTGA
- a CDS encoding DUF418 domain-containing protein — protein sequence MTTDPVPAGSGRLPTSADPGSRGAAAVTGGRSLAPDLARGLMLLLIALAHAPGFLSSWRSGMPQLDDVVLFVKSLIADNQARAMFVVLFGYGMGQLTHRHKARGGDWPSLRALLRRRGLWLVVIGFAHTILLVPIDIVAIYGLTLLLCTPLVRASDKTLGWTAALSLVPATLLLAWQSVTAQLGAAAGTPVTFAPFMEPSYGAHVLANVTKPAQAVIGIVMVLPGMLLGIWAARRRFLDHPAQHRSTLRRATLGLLALALIGRLPAALLAAGVWNSTDIGVHWTVAIAHDLTGYAGGIGLAAAIGLASARIGDRPGRLTMALAALGQRSLTFYLFQSAVWLLLFYPFTLNLRDQVSLAGSYGIAAAVFVVSVLLAEWMRRTGARGPMEVLLRRMSYPRR from the coding sequence ATGACCACCGACCCTGTCCCGGCCGGCTCCGGCCGCCTGCCGACCTCCGCCGATCCGGGCTCGCGGGGAGCCGCAGCGGTCACCGGCGGCCGTTCCCTGGCGCCGGACCTCGCGCGCGGCCTGATGCTCTTGCTCATCGCCCTGGCCCACGCGCCCGGGTTCCTCAGCTCCTGGCGATCCGGCATGCCGCAACTCGACGACGTCGTGCTGTTCGTCAAGTCGCTGATCGCCGACAACCAGGCCCGCGCCATGTTCGTGGTCCTGTTCGGCTACGGCATGGGGCAGCTCACCCACCGGCATAAAGCCCGTGGCGGCGACTGGCCGAGCTTGCGCGCCCTGCTGCGACGGCGCGGGCTCTGGCTCGTCGTCATCGGGTTCGCCCACACCATCCTGCTGGTGCCCATCGACATCGTGGCCATCTACGGCCTCACCCTGCTGCTGTGTACCCCGCTAGTCCGCGCCAGCGACAAGACACTCGGCTGGACCGCCGCCCTGTCCCTGGTGCCCGCGACGCTGCTGCTGGCCTGGCAGAGCGTGACCGCCCAGCTCGGCGCGGCGGCCGGGACACCGGTCACCTTCGCGCCGTTCATGGAGCCCAGTTACGGCGCGCACGTGCTCGCCAACGTGACCAAGCCGGCCCAGGCGGTCATCGGCATCGTCATGGTGCTGCCCGGAATGCTGCTGGGAATCTGGGCTGCCCGCCGCCGGTTCCTGGACCACCCGGCCCAGCACCGGTCGACGCTGCGCCGTGCCACCCTCGGCCTGCTCGCCCTGGCCCTGATCGGAAGGCTGCCCGCCGCCCTGCTGGCCGCCGGGGTGTGGAACAGCACGGACATCGGCGTGCACTGGACCGTCGCCATCGCGCACGACCTGACCGGGTACGCCGGCGGTATCGGCCTGGCCGCCGCCATCGGCCTGGCAAGTGCCCGGATCGGGGACCGGCCCGGACGGCTCACCATGGCGCTGGCCGCGTTGGGCCAACGGTCACTGACCTTCTACCTGTTCCAGTCCGCGGTCTGGCTGCTGCTGTTCTACCCGTTCACTCTGAACTTGCGCGACCAGGTGAGTTTGGCCGGTAGCTATGGCATCGCCGCGGCGGTCTTCGTCGTCTCGGTGCTGCTGGCCGAATGGATGCGCCGCACCGGAGCGCGCGGACCGATGGAGGTGTTGTTGCGCCGGATGTCGTACCCGCGCCGCTGA
- a CDS encoding C40 family peptidase, with product MRRDFYAPSTSDEEQTAPLADDDLQRGRQAVAHARRLLRGDTDTARRTRVGLAVIGSIGALAAAAPMLAAVQEQPQAPAPESPAASPPETTSGVANSSATLNPVVTKLDQGEELLRTLARSVEAAEKTVTPTTRNSATALEKALPAITEAKDKATSAAAMLDELLPAVEQLGDIELSQRATAARQTATTLAARASTAWDRHRKAVDDAHQTQRVADARAADTAATRAVATAEDTVRGIRELLTGVATGLRDRKPALQVEGLLTQARTSLDEAPATITAARKAVEAAQSTSDAQPGRTAKSLLDRMQHLEQALTMARAEVPALLDKVARLRQSETADLAATAAQVAADAVTSTRQALDSASSHLDNAQTQRAAQDPAAAVRATAVAAARLNQAHQLQATADQALRTAEGAQPAGPATAEFSGPARALTTATTANTANTERLASLDQRLQALAESLASQPVPTAHTSPSTAPTRPAPAVAPAGQAAGVTVQLPGGRGTVQAPNAKAASAVRSALSQLGVRYVWGGQQPGRGFDCSGLTSWAYRQAGVHLPRVSRAQTVGARVQAGDLKPGDLVVWAGHVAMYVGNGLMVEAGSPVQISRVRTTNLKMKFLGFYRPTS from the coding sequence ATGCGACGCGACTTCTACGCACCGTCCACATCGGACGAAGAACAGACCGCGCCGCTCGCCGACGACGACCTGCAACGCGGTCGACAAGCAGTCGCGCACGCCCGGCGGCTGCTGCGCGGCGACACCGACACTGCCCGCCGCACCCGAGTGGGACTGGCCGTCATCGGCAGCATCGGCGCCCTGGCCGCAGCCGCCCCCATGCTCGCCGCCGTCCAGGAACAACCCCAAGCACCAGCACCGGAATCGCCCGCCGCCTCGCCGCCGGAGACCACATCCGGGGTGGCCAACTCATCCGCCACCCTGAACCCCGTCGTCACCAAACTCGACCAAGGCGAGGAGTTGCTGCGTACCCTGGCGCGCTCGGTCGAAGCCGCCGAAAAGACGGTCACGCCGACGACCCGGAACAGCGCGACAGCCCTGGAGAAAGCCCTGCCGGCGATCACGGAGGCCAAGGACAAGGCCACGTCCGCCGCGGCCATGCTGGACGAGTTGCTCCCGGCCGTCGAACAGCTCGGCGACATCGAACTCAGCCAACGAGCCACCGCTGCGAGGCAGACCGCCACCACATTGGCCGCTCGCGCGAGCACAGCCTGGGACCGCCACCGCAAGGCCGTTGACGATGCCCACCAGACCCAACGCGTCGCAGATGCCCGTGCCGCCGACACCGCAGCCACCCGGGCCGTGGCCACCGCCGAGGACACCGTCCGCGGCATCCGCGAGCTACTGACCGGCGTGGCGACCGGACTGCGAGACCGCAAACCCGCGCTGCAGGTCGAAGGACTCCTTACCCAGGCCCGAACCAGCCTCGACGAAGCCCCCGCGACCATCACCGCCGCCCGCAAGGCTGTCGAAGCCGCGCAGTCCACTAGCGACGCCCAACCGGGGCGGACTGCCAAATCCCTCCTCGACCGGATGCAACACCTGGAGCAGGCCCTGACCATGGCACGAGCCGAAGTTCCAGCCCTGCTGGACAAGGTCGCGCGGCTACGCCAGAGCGAAACGGCCGACCTGGCCGCAACCGCGGCCCAGGTCGCCGCCGACGCGGTCACCTCAACCCGGCAGGCCCTCGACAGCGCAAGCAGTCACCTCGACAACGCCCAAACACAACGCGCCGCCCAGGACCCAGCAGCGGCAGTGCGCGCCACCGCGGTGGCGGCAGCGCGGTTGAACCAGGCACATCAGCTCCAGGCCACGGCCGACCAGGCCCTGCGAACCGCCGAGGGCGCGCAGCCCGCCGGCCCGGCCACCGCCGAGTTCAGTGGCCCGGCAAGGGCCCTCACCACGGCGACCACCGCCAACACAGCCAACACCGAGCGACTCGCCAGCCTCGACCAACGCCTCCAAGCACTGGCGGAATCCTTGGCCAGCCAACCCGTCCCGACAGCGCACACGTCACCGTCAACCGCGCCGACGCGACCTGCGCCCGCCGTGGCTCCCGCCGGACAGGCCGCCGGAGTCACCGTTCAACTCCCCGGTGGCCGCGGGACCGTGCAGGCCCCCAACGCCAAGGCCGCGAGCGCGGTGCGCTCGGCGCTGAGCCAGCTCGGCGTCCGCTACGTCTGGGGAGGCCAGCAACCCGGCCGCGGCTTCGACTGCTCCGGCCTGACCAGCTGGGCCTACCGGCAGGCGGGCGTCCATCTACCTCGGGTATCCCGCGCGCAGACAGTCGGCGCCCGTGTCCAGGCCGGAGATCTCAAGCCCGGCGACCTGGTCGTGTGGGCCGGACACGTGGCCATGTACGTCGGGAACGGCTTGATGGTGGAAGCGGGCAGCCCAGTGCAGATCAGCCGCGTCCGGACCACAAACCTGAAGATGAAGTTCCTCGGCTTCTACCGGCCGACGAGTTGA
- a CDS encoding AbrB/MazE/SpoVT family DNA-binding domain-containing protein, translated as MPFPELSALPGDTSMRYGMGTVDASGRVAERTVVRSLSWQQGDRLQLRVVANVLVLRAEPLGQTTVVSGPYVAIPAPVRIRVGIRVGDRVLLAAAPAHEVLLVLTSAVLDVALVSFWQRQ; from the coding sequence ATGCCGTTCCCTGAGCTGTCCGCGCTGCCCGGCGACACCTCGATGCGCTACGGGATGGGGACGGTGGACGCATCCGGCCGAGTGGCAGAGCGAACGGTTGTCCGCTCGTTGTCCTGGCAGCAGGGGGACAGGTTGCAGCTGCGCGTCGTGGCGAACGTCCTCGTCCTCCGTGCCGAGCCCTTGGGTCAGACGACGGTGGTTTCCGGCCCGTACGTCGCCATACCGGCGCCCGTCCGAATTCGAGTGGGGATCCGGGTCGGCGATCGCGTCCTGCTGGCCGCGGCGCCTGCGCACGAGGTGTTGCTGGTGCTGACCAGCGCGGTACTCGACGTGGCGCTCGTGTCGTTCTGGCAACGCCAGTGA
- a CDS encoding tyrosine-type recombinase/integrase produces MTNQPNEPATDAQIEAARVVLDSMGLKPEDLVEPPRVRPAVPTFAEYIPVVSDAVADGARKAYGPYWKRIEKSWGERRMDELSPSDIRAKMEEIRRNVVIRRSARGGYSAAGHFVSAVRCLYRHLVDDKLMSRDDNPTLKIKKPAAPPSRRHGLQDSRLAEINSVATTTGNDPALDGLLLRFHVETACRRGGALALRACDLDPDQCLVQLHEKGQKDRWQPVSPTMMAHLQAHFLHRCGGDPAEQLFRFADGRPMAASRYDHLWKRVGKHLSWVRAQMVTAHWLRHTTLTWVERNFGYAVARAFAGHAENNDAGATSTYVRASIHEVAAALAALTGEPHPLAKT; encoded by the coding sequence GTGACGAACCAGCCCAACGAGCCGGCCACCGATGCCCAGATCGAGGCAGCTCGCGTAGTGCTCGACAGCATGGGACTCAAACCAGAGGACCTCGTGGAGCCCCCTCGGGTTCGACCTGCCGTTCCGACGTTCGCGGAGTACATCCCCGTCGTCTCGGATGCGGTTGCCGACGGCGCCCGCAAGGCATACGGGCCGTACTGGAAGCGCATCGAGAAGTCCTGGGGCGAGCGTCGAATGGACGAGCTGTCACCCTCGGATATTCGAGCCAAGATGGAGGAGATCCGCCGGAACGTCGTCATCCGGCGGAGCGCCCGAGGCGGATACAGCGCGGCAGGGCATTTCGTCTCCGCAGTGCGGTGTTTGTACCGGCACCTCGTTGACGACAAGTTGATGAGCAGAGACGACAATCCGACGCTCAAGATCAAGAAACCGGCTGCGCCGCCGAGCCGACGACATGGCCTCCAGGACTCCCGCCTCGCCGAGATCAACTCCGTGGCGACCACCACCGGAAATGACCCAGCTCTGGACGGGCTGTTGCTGCGGTTCCACGTCGAGACCGCCTGCCGCCGTGGCGGAGCCCTCGCGCTGCGAGCGTGCGACCTGGATCCGGACCAGTGCCTCGTGCAGCTGCACGAGAAGGGGCAAAAAGACAGATGGCAACCGGTCTCGCCAACCATGATGGCGCACCTCCAGGCTCATTTCCTGCACCGGTGCGGCGGGGATCCAGCTGAGCAGTTGTTCCGATTCGCGGATGGCCGACCGATGGCCGCCAGCCGCTATGACCATCTGTGGAAACGCGTGGGCAAGCACCTCTCCTGGGTTCGCGCCCAGATGGTTACCGCCCACTGGCTCAGGCACACGACCTTGACGTGGGTGGAGCGCAACTTCGGTTATGCCGTCGCCCGCGCTTTCGCCGGACATGCGGAGAATAACGACGCGGGTGCGACCAGTACCTACGTGCGCGCGTCCATCCATGAGGTCGCCGCTGCGCTGGCCGCGTTGACGGGTGAACCACACCCTCTCGCCAAGACCTGA
- a CDS encoding AbrB/MazE/SpoVT family DNA-binding domain-containing protein: MGTIDRSGRIANRAVVAALGWRPGDRLEFLVAGGVIVARPSRGGLVEMWQKPYVAIPAPIRHRCDLRSGDRVLVVAHPERRNLVVYNLAVLDQVLHEHHTSLLGGDEQ, from the coding sequence ATGGGAACCATCGACCGGTCCGGCCGGATCGCCAACCGCGCGGTCGTGGCGGCCCTCGGCTGGCGGCCAGGCGACCGGCTGGAGTTCCTGGTCGCCGGAGGAGTGATCGTGGCCAGGCCAAGCCGGGGCGGGCTGGTCGAGATGTGGCAGAAGCCGTATGTCGCCATCCCGGCCCCGATCCGGCACCGCTGCGACCTGCGTAGCGGTGACCGGGTGCTGGTGGTGGCGCATCCGGAGCGCCGGAATCTCGTCGTCTACAACCTCGCGGTCCTCGACCAGGTGCTGCATGAGCACCACACCTCCCTGCTGGGCGGTGACGAGCAGTGA